In one Diabrotica virgifera virgifera chromosome 5, PGI_DIABVI_V3a genomic region, the following are encoded:
- the LOC126884972 gene encoding uncharacterized protein LOC126884972 encodes MKFIVLLFLVAAVNARFGSQDDLAVLASVDRPNRPFRLSDCLLHADSDPCSGNGRDTYPVWKWDIFLRSCVRASARSSCTPTHNNFPTHEACSKLAGIICRKLRSLFY; translated from the exons ATGaaatttattgtattattatttttggttGCCGCTGTGAATGCCAGATTCGGATCTCAAGATGATTTGGCCGTCCTAGCCAGTGTGGACAGACCAAACAGACCCTTTAGACTGTCgg attGTCTTCTACATGCCGACAGTGACCCTTGCAGCGGTAATGGTCGAGATACCTATCCTGTTTGGAAATGGGACATATTTTTACGTAGTTGCGTAAGAGCAAGTGCTCGTTCAAGTTGTACTCCCACCCATAATAACTTTCCGACTCATGAAGCCTGTTCAAAACTTGCAGGAATAATATGTAGAAAACTTAGGAGCCTTTTTTACTGA